From a region of the Helianthus annuus cultivar XRQ/B chromosome 5, HanXRQr2.0-SUNRISE, whole genome shotgun sequence genome:
- the LOC110939046 gene encoding probable indole-3-pyruvate monooxygenase YUCCA10 — protein sequence MKQETVVVIVGAGPAGIATSACLNLLSIPNIVLEREDCYASLWQKKAYDRLKLHLAKNFCELPHMPFPLSTPTFVPKNMFVKYLKNYVYHFNVDPLYQRSVESAWYDKSAQKWVVTAKNSVSGLVEEYVSEFLVVATGENSEGFIPNVYGLDTFKGLVIHSIEYENGKKFGDKDVLVVGAGNSGMEIAYDLCNWGAQTSVVVRSPTHVLTKELVQLGMYLLKYIPCTFVDKMVLMLSKLLYGDLGRYGIRRPIKGPFLLKKETGRSPVIDVGTISKIRTGDIEVMPAIKDIQGDRIKFTNDQERQFDAIVFATGFKSTVRKWLKVIQDDGGLFNEKGMLKYKSPDHWKGENGLYCVGFASAGLFGISNDAKNIANDISRIVDDGN from the exons ATGAAGCAAGAAACCGTTGTTGTGATAGTTGGAGCAGGACCTGCTGGCATTGCAACATCAGCATGTCTCAATCTTCTTTCAATCCCGAACATTGTTCTTGAAAGGGAAGATTGTTATGCATCTTTATGGCAAAAGAAGGCTTACGACCGTTTAAAGTTGCACTTAGCCAAAAATTTTTGTGAACTCCCTCATATGCCATTTCCTTTGTCCACACCCACATTTGTACCAAAAAATATGTTTGTCAAATACTTGAAAAACTATGTTTATCATTTTAATGTAGACCCATTGTACCAACGTAGTGTCGAGAGTGCATGGTATGATAAAAGTGCACAAAAATGGGTGGTTACTGCCAAAAATAGTGTTTCGGGTTTGGTCGAGGAGTACGTAAGTGAGTTTCTTGTGGTGGCAACCGGTGAAAATAGTGAAGGCTTTATTCCTAATGTTTATGGCTTAGATACCTTCAAAGGGTTGGTCATCCACTCCATTGAGTATGAAAATGGAAAAAAATTTGGAGACAAGGATGTGCTTGTTGTTGGTGCTGGAAATTCTGGCATGGAAATTGCATACGATTTGTGCAATTGGGGTGCACAAACATCAGTCGTTGTTCGTAGCCCG ACACATGTGCTTACCAAGGAGTTAGTGCAACTCGGAAtgtatttattaaaatatattcCGTGCACTTTTGTGGATAAGATGGTTTTAATGTTGAGTAAGTTGTTGTATGGAGATCTTGGTAGGTATGGAATACGAAGGCCAATTAAAGGACCATTCTTGCTTAAAAAAGAAACCGGGAGATCACCTGTTATTGATGTTGGGACAATTTCAAAGATTAGAACGGGAGACATTGAG GTTATGCCGGCTATTAAAGATATACAAGGTGACAGAATCAAATTTACAAATGATCAAGAGAGGCAGTTTGATGCCATTGTctttgctactggttttaaaagCACGGTGCGAAAATGGCTCAAGGTAATTCAA GATGATGGAGGTTTGTTTAACGAGAAAGGAATGCTAAAATACAAAAGCCCTGATCATTGGAAAGGAGAAAACGGTCTCTATTGTGTTGGATTTGCTAGTGCTGGATTATTTGGTATCTCTAATGATGCCAAGAATATCGCTAATGATATCTCCCGTATTGTTGATGATGGGAACTAA